One Nisaea sediminum genomic window carries:
- a CDS encoding helix-turn-helix domain-containing protein: MSTKAKLRLRHIEDADKSKAVNVTPEPTAPKLVASKPLVADSKKIKTLSASTEPAFEGESGSAVGMLLQRGRMERDLSLQDVAQQLRIQRSYLQALETGDFDNLPGLTYAIGYVRSYSQLVGLDADKMIADFKAEAKKLQEPTQLSFPSPAPEGKVPGGALMFVGVLLAALSYGGWYYFSTTDTAVSDLTPGIPDRLAFLLEEPAIKSAEPESAAAPATTTAQAPAATAAQPGTKSAEAPVPQPQQFAVATDPAPETTSATETAETETRAEVTTANEPVRTETSDTLEPAVADSPVETASVAPAVTEPAAAEIVKAEESEPATPVSETIATTTATEETAPTAAAAVSAPTEVASVPAADPAPVPAATDIPAVPEVSRSTSQSAVDAEAAAIDSKPAPAPAASSEGPHIVISATDDSWVQVRGEDATPLLTRILRKGEAYEVPVRSGLKLFTGNAGALKISINGAEAPSLGPFGKIARNIPLDESLLTFTATD; encoded by the coding sequence CAGCAAGAAAATCAAGACGTTAAGCGCTTCCACTGAACCTGCATTCGAAGGTGAATCCGGTTCGGCGGTTGGAATGCTGCTGCAACGTGGCCGTATGGAGAGAGATCTCTCCTTGCAGGACGTCGCTCAGCAGTTGCGCATTCAGCGCAGTTACTTGCAGGCACTGGAAACCGGCGATTTCGACAATCTGCCCGGTCTCACCTATGCCATCGGCTATGTGCGGAGCTACAGCCAGCTCGTCGGCCTCGACGCCGACAAGATGATCGCCGATTTCAAGGCGGAAGCGAAGAAGCTGCAGGAACCGACGCAGCTCTCCTTCCCCTCTCCCGCTCCGGAAGGCAAAGTTCCCGGCGGCGCACTGATGTTCGTCGGTGTCCTGCTCGCCGCTCTCAGCTACGGCGGCTGGTACTATTTCTCGACCACGGACACGGCGGTCTCCGACCTGACGCCGGGCATTCCGGACCGTCTCGCATTCCTGCTCGAGGAACCGGCGATCAAGTCTGCCGAGCCCGAGAGCGCGGCGGCACCCGCCACGACGACGGCTCAGGCCCCGGCTGCAACCGCAGCGCAGCCGGGCACGAAGAGCGCCGAAGCGCCGGTGCCGCAGCCGCAACAGTTTGCCGTCGCGACCGACCCCGCACCGGAGACGACGTCCGCGACAGAAACGGCGGAGACCGAGACCCGGGCCGAAGTTACCACCGCGAACGAACCGGTTCGGACAGAAACATCCGACACGCTCGAACCCGCAGTCGCCGATAGCCCGGTGGAGACCGCCTCGGTCGCGCCCGCGGTAACGGAGCCCGCGGCAGCGGAGATCGTTAAGGCAGAAGAGAGCGAGCCGGCCACACCGGTCTCGGAAACGATCGCGACGACGACCGCGACCGAGGAAACGGCCCCGACGGCGGCAGCGGCCGTGAGTGCGCCGACCGAAGTCGCCAGCGTTCCGGCGGCGGACCCGGCGCCGGTACCGGCCGCAACCGATATTCCTGCCGTTCCGGAGGTTTCGCGCAGCACGTCGCAGTCCGCCGTGGATGCCGAGGCTGCCGCCATCGATTCCAAGCCGGCTCCGGCGCCCGCCGCATCGAGCGAGGGTCCGCATATCGTGATCAGCGCGACGGACGACAGCTGGGTGCAGGTGCGCGGCGAAGACGCAACGCCTCTCCTGACGCGCATCCTGCGCAAAGGCGAAGCCTATGAGGTCCCCGTGCGCAGCGGCCTCAAACTGTTCACCGGCAATGCGGGCGCACTGAAGATTTCCATCAACGGTGCCGAAGCGCCGAGCCTCGGCCCGTTCGGGAAGATCGCCCGCAACATCCCGCTCGACGAGAGCCTGCTGACCTTTACCGCGACCGACTGA